One Microtus pennsylvanicus isolate mMicPen1 chromosome 3, mMicPen1.hap1, whole genome shotgun sequence DNA window includes the following coding sequences:
- the Tpm1 gene encoding tropomyosin alpha-1 chain isoform X4, with amino-acid sequence MDAIKKKMQMLKLDKENALDRAEQAEADKKAAEDRSKQLEEDIAAKEKLLRASEDERDRVLEELHKAEDSLLAADETAAKAEADVASLNRRIQLVEEELDRAQERLATALQKLEEAEKAADESERGMKVIESRAQKDEEKMEIQEIQLKEAKHIAEDADRKYEEVARKLVIIESDLERAEERAELSEGQVRQLEEQLRIMDQTLKALMAAEDKYSQKEDKYEEEIKVLSDKLKEAETRAEFAERSVTKLEKSIDDLEDKFLCFTPSKTPSSGWTSHLSELCICLFSS; translated from the exons ATGGACGCCATCAAGAAGAAGATGCAGATGCTGAAGCTCGACAAAGAGAACGCCTTGGATCGAGCTGAGCAGGCGGAGGCTGACAAGAAGGCGGCGGAAGACCGGAGCAAGCAG CTCGAGGAGGACATCGCAGCGAAAGAGAAGCTGCTGCGGGCGTCGGAGGATGAGCGGGACCGGGTGCTAGAGGAGCTGCACAAGGCGGAGGACAGCCTCCTGGCTGCAGACGAGACCGCCGCCAAG GCTGAAGCTGATGTAGCTTCTCTGAATAGACGCATCCAGCTGGTTGAGGAGGAGTTGGATCGTGCTCAGGAGCGTCTGGCCACAGCTCTGCAGAAGCTGGAGGAGGCTGAGAAGGCCGCAGATGAGAGTGAGAG AGGCATGAAAGTCATTGAAAGCCGAGCCCAAAAGGATGAAGAAAAGATGGAAATTCAGGAGATCCAGCTGAAAGAGGCCAAGCACATTGCTGAAGATGCTGACCGCAAATATGAAGAG GTGGCCCGTAAGCTGGTCATCATTGAAAGTGACCTGGAACGTGCAGAGGAGCGGGCTGAGCTCTCAGAAGG CCAAGTCCGACAGCTGGAAGAACAATTAAGAATAATGGATCAGACCTTGAAAGCATTAATGGCTGCAGAGGATAAG TACTCGCAGAAGGAAGACAAGTACGAGGAGGAGATCAAGGTCCTTTCCGACAAGCTGAAGGAG GCTGAGACCCGGGCTGAGTTTGCAGAGAGATCAGTAACTAAATTGGAGAAGAGCATCGACGACTTAGAAG ATAAGTTTCTTTGCTTCACTCCTTCCAAGACTCCTTCGTCAGGCTGGACGTCCCACCTCTCTGAGCTCTGCATCTGTCTGTTCTCCAGCTGA
- the Tpm1 gene encoding tropomyosin alpha-1 chain isoform X11, which produces MDAIKKKMQMLKLDKENALDRAEQAEADKKAAEDRSKQLEEDIAAKEKLLRASEDERDRVLEELHKAEDSLLAADETAAKAEADVASLNRRIQLVEEELDRAQERLATALQKLEEAEKAADESERGMKVIESRAQKDEEKMEIQEIQLKEAKHIAEDADRKYEEVARKLVIIESDLERAEERAELSEGQVRQLEEQLRIMDQTLKALMAAEDKYSQKEDKYEEEIKVLSDKLKEAETRAEFAERSVTKLEKSIDDLEDELYAQKLKYKAISEELDHALNDMTSM; this is translated from the exons ATGGACGCCATCAAGAAGAAGATGCAGATGCTGAAGCTCGACAAAGAGAACGCCTTGGATCGAGCTGAGCAGGCGGAGGCTGACAAGAAGGCGGCGGAAGACCGGAGCAAGCAG CTCGAGGAGGACATCGCAGCGAAAGAGAAGCTGCTGCGGGCGTCGGAGGATGAGCGGGACCGGGTGCTAGAGGAGCTGCACAAGGCGGAGGACAGCCTCCTGGCTGCAGACGAGACCGCCGCCAAG GCTGAAGCTGATGTAGCTTCTCTGAATAGACGCATCCAGCTGGTTGAGGAGGAGTTGGATCGTGCTCAGGAGCGTCTGGCCACAGCTCTGCAGAAGCTGGAGGAGGCTGAGAAGGCCGCAGATGAGAGTGAGAG AGGCATGAAAGTCATTGAAAGCCGAGCCCAAAAGGATGAAGAAAAGATGGAAATTCAGGAGATCCAGCTGAAAGAGGCCAAGCACATTGCTGAAGATGCTGACCGCAAATATGAAGAG GTGGCCCGTAAGCTGGTCATCATTGAAAGTGACCTGGAACGTGCAGAGGAGCGGGCTGAGCTCTCAGAAGG CCAAGTCCGACAGCTGGAAGAACAATTAAGAATAATGGATCAGACCTTGAAAGCATTAATGGCTGCAGAGGATAAG TACTCGCAGAAGGAAGACAAGTACGAGGAGGAGATCAAGGTCCTTTCCGACAAGCTGAAGGAG GCTGAGACCCGGGCTGAGTTTGCAGAGAGATCAGTAACTAAATTGGAGAAGAGCATCGACGACTTAGAAG ATGAGCTGTACGCTCAGAAACTGAAGTACAAAGCCATCAGCGAGGAGCTGGACCACGCTCTCAACGATATGACCTCCATGTAA
- the Tpm1 gene encoding tropomyosin alpha-1 chain isoform X21 yields MDAIKKKMQMLKLDKENALDRAEQAEADKKAAEDRSKQLEEDIAAKEKLLRASEDERDRVLEELHKAEDSLLAADETAAKLEDELVSLQKKLKGTEDELDKYSEALKDAQEKLELAEKKATDAEADVASLNRRIQLVEEELDRAQERLATALQKLEEAEKAADESERGMKVIESRAQKDEEKMEIQEIQLKEAKHIAEDADRKYEEVARKLVIIESDLERAEERAELSEGQVRQLEEQLRIMDQTLKALMAAEDKYSQKEDKYEEEIKVLSDKLKEAETRAEFAERSVTKLEKSIDDLEDELYAQKLKYKAISEELDHALNDMTSM; encoded by the exons ATGGACGCCATCAAGAAGAAGATGCAGATGCTGAAGCTCGACAAAGAGAACGCCTTGGATCGAGCTGAGCAGGCGGAGGCTGACAAGAAGGCGGCGGAAGACCGGAGCAAGCAG CTCGAGGAGGACATCGCAGCGAAAGAGAAGCTGCTGCGGGCGTCGGAGGATGAGCGGGACCGGGTGCTAGAGGAGCTGCACAAGGCGGAGGACAGCCTCCTGGCTGCAGACGAGACCGCCGCCAAG CTGGAAGATGAGCTGGTGTCACTGCAAAAGAAACTCAAGGGCACTGAAGATGAACTGGACAAATACTCTGAGGCTCTCAAAGATGCCCAGGAGAAGCTGGAGCTGGCTGAGAAAAAGGCCACAGAT GCTGAAGCTGATGTAGCTTCTCTGAATAGACGCATCCAGCTGGTTGAGGAGGAGTTGGATCGTGCTCAGGAGCGTCTGGCCACAGCTCTGCAGAAGCTGGAGGAGGCTGAGAAGGCCGCAGATGAGAGTGAGAG AGGCATGAAAGTCATTGAAAGCCGAGCCCAAAAGGATGAAGAAAAGATGGAAATTCAGGAGATCCAGCTGAAAGAGGCCAAGCACATTGCTGAAGATGCTGACCGCAAATATGAAGAG GTGGCCCGTAAGCTGGTCATCATTGAAAGTGACCTGGAACGTGCAGAGGAGCGGGCTGAGCTCTCAGAAGG CCAAGTCCGACAGCTGGAAGAACAATTAAGAATAATGGATCAGACCTTGAAAGCATTAATGGCTGCAGAGGATAAG TACTCGCAGAAGGAAGACAAGTACGAGGAGGAGATCAAGGTCCTTTCCGACAAGCTGAAGGAG GCTGAGACCCGGGCTGAGTTTGCAGAGAGATCAGTAACTAAATTGGAGAAGAGCATCGACGACTTAGAAG ATGAGCTGTACGCTCAGAAACTGAAGTACAAAGCCATCAGCGAGGAGCTGGACCACGCTCTCAACGATATGACCTCCATGTAA
- the Tpm1 gene encoding tropomyosin alpha-1 chain isoform X10, producing the protein MDAIKKKMQMLKLDKENALDRAEQAEADKKAAEDRSKQLEDELVSLQKKLKGTEDELDKYSEALKDAQEKLELAEKKATDAEADVASLNRRIQLVEEELDRAQERLATALQKLEEAEKAADESERGMKVIESRAQKDEEKMEIQEIQLKEAKHIAEDADRKYEEVARKLVIIESDLERAEERAELSEGQVRQLEEQLRIMDQTLKALMAAEDKYSQKEDKYEEEIKVLSDKLKEAETRAEFAERSVTKLEKSIDDLEEKVAHAKEENLSMHQMLDQTLLELNNM; encoded by the exons ATGGACGCCATCAAGAAGAAGATGCAGATGCTGAAGCTCGACAAAGAGAACGCCTTGGATCGAGCTGAGCAGGCGGAGGCTGACAAGAAGGCGGCGGAAGACCGGAGCAAGCAG CTGGAAGATGAGCTGGTGTCACTGCAAAAGAAACTCAAGGGCACTGAAGATGAACTGGACAAATACTCTGAGGCTCTCAAAGATGCCCAGGAGAAGCTGGAGCTGGCTGAGAAAAAGGCCACAGAT GCTGAAGCTGATGTAGCTTCTCTGAATAGACGCATCCAGCTGGTTGAGGAGGAGTTGGATCGTGCTCAGGAGCGTCTGGCCACAGCTCTGCAGAAGCTGGAGGAGGCTGAGAAGGCCGCAGATGAGAGTGAGAG AGGCATGAAAGTCATTGAAAGCCGAGCCCAAAAGGATGAAGAAAAGATGGAAATTCAGGAGATCCAGCTGAAAGAGGCCAAGCACATTGCTGAAGATGCTGACCGCAAATATGAAGAG GTGGCCCGTAAGCTGGTCATCATTGAAAGTGACCTGGAACGTGCAGAGGAGCGGGCTGAGCTCTCAGAAGG CCAAGTCCGACAGCTGGAAGAACAATTAAGAATAATGGATCAGACCTTGAAAGCATTAATGGCTGCAGAGGATAAG TACTCGCAGAAGGAAGACAAGTACGAGGAGGAGATCAAGGTCCTTTCCGACAAGCTGAAGGAG GCTGAGACCCGGGCTGAGTTTGCAGAGAGATCAGTAACTAAATTGGAGAAGAGCATCGACGACTTAGAAG
- the Tpm1 gene encoding tropomyosin alpha-1 chain isoform X3, whose product MDAIKKKMQMLKLDKENALDRAEQAEADKKAAEDRSKQLEDELVSLQKKLKGTEDELDKYSEALKDAQEKLELAEKKATDAEADVASLNRRIQLVEEELDRAQERLATALQKLEEAEKAADESERGMKVIESRAQKDEEKMEIQEIQLKEAKHIAEDADRKYEEVARKLVIIESDLERAEERAELSEGQVRQLEEQLRIMDQTLKALMAAEDKYSQKEDKYEEEIKVLSDKLKEAETRAEFAERSVTKLEKSIDDLEDKFLCFTPSKTPSSGWTSHLSELCICLFSS is encoded by the exons ATGGACGCCATCAAGAAGAAGATGCAGATGCTGAAGCTCGACAAAGAGAACGCCTTGGATCGAGCTGAGCAGGCGGAGGCTGACAAGAAGGCGGCGGAAGACCGGAGCAAGCAG CTGGAAGATGAGCTGGTGTCACTGCAAAAGAAACTCAAGGGCACTGAAGATGAACTGGACAAATACTCTGAGGCTCTCAAAGATGCCCAGGAGAAGCTGGAGCTGGCTGAGAAAAAGGCCACAGAT GCTGAAGCTGATGTAGCTTCTCTGAATAGACGCATCCAGCTGGTTGAGGAGGAGTTGGATCGTGCTCAGGAGCGTCTGGCCACAGCTCTGCAGAAGCTGGAGGAGGCTGAGAAGGCCGCAGATGAGAGTGAGAG AGGCATGAAAGTCATTGAAAGCCGAGCCCAAAAGGATGAAGAAAAGATGGAAATTCAGGAGATCCAGCTGAAAGAGGCCAAGCACATTGCTGAAGATGCTGACCGCAAATATGAAGAG GTGGCCCGTAAGCTGGTCATCATTGAAAGTGACCTGGAACGTGCAGAGGAGCGGGCTGAGCTCTCAGAAGG CCAAGTCCGACAGCTGGAAGAACAATTAAGAATAATGGATCAGACCTTGAAAGCATTAATGGCTGCAGAGGATAAG TACTCGCAGAAGGAAGACAAGTACGAGGAGGAGATCAAGGTCCTTTCCGACAAGCTGAAGGAG GCTGAGACCCGGGCTGAGTTTGCAGAGAGATCAGTAACTAAATTGGAGAAGAGCATCGACGACTTAGAAG ATAAGTTTCTTTGCTTCACTCCTTCCAAGACTCCTTCGTCAGGCTGGACGTCCCACCTCTCTGAGCTCTGCATCTGTCTGTTCTCCAGCTGA
- the Tpm1 gene encoding tropomyosin alpha-1 chain isoform X22 yields MDAIKKKMQMLKLDKENALDRAEQAEADKKAAEDRSKQLEEDIAAKEKLLRASEDERDRVLEELHKAEDSLLAADETAAKLEDELVSLQKKLKGTEDELDKYSEALKDAQEKLELAEKKATDAEADVASLNRRIQLVEEELDRAQERLATALQKLEEAEKAADESERGMKVIESRAQKDEEKMEIQEIQLKEAKHIAEDADRKYEEVARKLVIIESDLERAEERAELSEGKCAELEEELKTVTNNLKSLEAQAEKYSQKEDKYEEEIKVLSDKLKEAETRAEFAERSVTKLEKSIDDLEDELYAQKLKYKAISEELDHALNDMTSM; encoded by the exons ATGGACGCCATCAAGAAGAAGATGCAGATGCTGAAGCTCGACAAAGAGAACGCCTTGGATCGAGCTGAGCAGGCGGAGGCTGACAAGAAGGCGGCGGAAGACCGGAGCAAGCAG CTCGAGGAGGACATCGCAGCGAAAGAGAAGCTGCTGCGGGCGTCGGAGGATGAGCGGGACCGGGTGCTAGAGGAGCTGCACAAGGCGGAGGACAGCCTCCTGGCTGCAGACGAGACCGCCGCCAAG CTGGAAGATGAGCTGGTGTCACTGCAAAAGAAACTCAAGGGCACTGAAGATGAACTGGACAAATACTCTGAGGCTCTCAAAGATGCCCAGGAGAAGCTGGAGCTGGCTGAGAAAAAGGCCACAGAT GCTGAAGCTGATGTAGCTTCTCTGAATAGACGCATCCAGCTGGTTGAGGAGGAGTTGGATCGTGCTCAGGAGCGTCTGGCCACAGCTCTGCAGAAGCTGGAGGAGGCTGAGAAGGCCGCAGATGAGAGTGAGAG AGGCATGAAAGTCATTGAAAGCCGAGCCCAAAAGGATGAAGAAAAGATGGAAATTCAGGAGATCCAGCTGAAAGAGGCCAAGCACATTGCTGAAGATGCTGACCGCAAATATGAAGAG GTGGCCCGTAAGCTGGTCATCATTGAAAGTGACCTGGAACGTGCAGAGGAGCGGGCTGAGCTCTCAGAAGG CAAATGTGCCGAGCTTGAAGAAGAGTTGAAAACGGTGACGAACAACTTGAAGTCACTGGAGGCTCAGGCTGAGAAG TACTCGCAGAAGGAAGACAAGTACGAGGAGGAGATCAAGGTCCTTTCCGACAAGCTGAAGGAG GCTGAGACCCGGGCTGAGTTTGCAGAGAGATCAGTAACTAAATTGGAGAAGAGCATCGACGACTTAGAAG ATGAGCTGTACGCTCAGAAACTGAAGTACAAAGCCATCAGCGAGGAGCTGGACCACGCTCTCAACGATATGACCTCCATGTAA
- the Tpm1 gene encoding tropomyosin alpha-1 chain isoform X5: protein MDAIKKKMQMLKLDKENALDRAEQAEADKKAAEDRSKQLEDELVSLQKKLKGTEDELDKYSEALKDAQEKLELAEKKATDAEADVASLNRRIQLVEEELDRAQERLATALQKLEEAEKAADESERGMKVIESRAQKDEEKMEIQEIQLKEAKHIAEDADRKYEEVARKLVIIESDLERAEERAELSEGKCAELEEELKTVTNNLKSLEAQAEKYSQKEDKYEEEIKVLSDKLKEAETRAEFAERSVTKLEKSIDDLEDELYAQKLKYKAISEELDHALNDMTSI, encoded by the exons ATGGACGCCATCAAGAAGAAGATGCAGATGCTGAAGCTCGACAAAGAGAACGCCTTGGATCGAGCTGAGCAGGCGGAGGCTGACAAGAAGGCGGCGGAAGACCGGAGCAAGCAG CTGGAAGATGAGCTGGTGTCACTGCAAAAGAAACTCAAGGGCACTGAAGATGAACTGGACAAATACTCTGAGGCTCTCAAAGATGCCCAGGAGAAGCTGGAGCTGGCTGAGAAAAAGGCCACAGAT GCTGAAGCTGATGTAGCTTCTCTGAATAGACGCATCCAGCTGGTTGAGGAGGAGTTGGATCGTGCTCAGGAGCGTCTGGCCACAGCTCTGCAGAAGCTGGAGGAGGCTGAGAAGGCCGCAGATGAGAGTGAGAG AGGCATGAAAGTCATTGAAAGCCGAGCCCAAAAGGATGAAGAAAAGATGGAAATTCAGGAGATCCAGCTGAAAGAGGCCAAGCACATTGCTGAAGATGCTGACCGCAAATATGAAGAG GTGGCCCGTAAGCTGGTCATCATTGAAAGTGACCTGGAACGTGCAGAGGAGCGGGCTGAGCTCTCAGAAGG CAAATGTGCCGAGCTTGAAGAAGAGTTGAAAACGGTGACGAACAACTTGAAGTCACTGGAGGCTCAGGCTGAGAAG TACTCGCAGAAGGAAGACAAGTACGAGGAGGAGATCAAGGTCCTTTCCGACAAGCTGAAGGAG GCTGAGACCCGGGCTGAGTTTGCAGAGAGATCAGTAACTAAATTGGAGAAGAGCATCGACGACTTAGAAG ATGAGCTGTACGCTCAGAAACTGAAGTACAAAGCCATCAGCGAGGAGCTGGACCACGCTCTCAACGATATGACCTCCAT ATAA
- the Tpm1 gene encoding tropomyosin alpha-1 chain isoform X6, producing MDAIKKKMQMLKLDKENALDRAEQAEADKKAAEDRSKQLEDELVSLQKKLKGTEDELDKYSEALKDAQEKLELAEKKATDAEADVASLNRRIQLVEEELDRAQERLATALQKLEEAEKAADESERGMKVIESRAQKDEEKMEIQEIQLKEAKHIAEDADRKYEEVARKLVIIESDLERAEERAELSEGKCAELEEELKTVTNNLKSLEAQAEKYSQKEDKYEEEIKVLSDKLKEAETRAEFAERSVTKLEKSIDDLEEKVAHAKEENLSMHQMLDQTLLELNNM from the exons ATGGACGCCATCAAGAAGAAGATGCAGATGCTGAAGCTCGACAAAGAGAACGCCTTGGATCGAGCTGAGCAGGCGGAGGCTGACAAGAAGGCGGCGGAAGACCGGAGCAAGCAG CTGGAAGATGAGCTGGTGTCACTGCAAAAGAAACTCAAGGGCACTGAAGATGAACTGGACAAATACTCTGAGGCTCTCAAAGATGCCCAGGAGAAGCTGGAGCTGGCTGAGAAAAAGGCCACAGAT GCTGAAGCTGATGTAGCTTCTCTGAATAGACGCATCCAGCTGGTTGAGGAGGAGTTGGATCGTGCTCAGGAGCGTCTGGCCACAGCTCTGCAGAAGCTGGAGGAGGCTGAGAAGGCCGCAGATGAGAGTGAGAG AGGCATGAAAGTCATTGAAAGCCGAGCCCAAAAGGATGAAGAAAAGATGGAAATTCAGGAGATCCAGCTGAAAGAGGCCAAGCACATTGCTGAAGATGCTGACCGCAAATATGAAGAG GTGGCCCGTAAGCTGGTCATCATTGAAAGTGACCTGGAACGTGCAGAGGAGCGGGCTGAGCTCTCAGAAGG CAAATGTGCCGAGCTTGAAGAAGAGTTGAAAACGGTGACGAACAACTTGAAGTCACTGGAGGCTCAGGCTGAGAAG TACTCGCAGAAGGAAGACAAGTACGAGGAGGAGATCAAGGTCCTTTCCGACAAGCTGAAGGAG GCTGAGACCCGGGCTGAGTTTGCAGAGAGATCAGTAACTAAATTGGAGAAGAGCATCGACGACTTAGAAG
- the Tpm1 gene encoding tropomyosin alpha-1 chain isoform X7, with translation MDAIKKKMQMLKLDKENALDRAEQAEADKKAAEDRSKQLEEDIAAKEKLLRASEDERDRVLEELHKAEDSLLAADETAAKAEADVASLNRRIQLVEEELDRAQERLATALQKLEEAEKAADESERGMKVIESRAQKDEEKMEIQEIQLKEAKHIAEDADRKYEEVARKLVIIESDLERAEERAELSEGKCAELEEELKTVTNNLKSLEAQAEKYSQKEDKYEEEIKVLSDKLKEAETRAEFAERSVTKLEKSIDDLEDELYAQKLKYKAISEELDHALNDMTSM, from the exons ATGGACGCCATCAAGAAGAAGATGCAGATGCTGAAGCTCGACAAAGAGAACGCCTTGGATCGAGCTGAGCAGGCGGAGGCTGACAAGAAGGCGGCGGAAGACCGGAGCAAGCAG CTCGAGGAGGACATCGCAGCGAAAGAGAAGCTGCTGCGGGCGTCGGAGGATGAGCGGGACCGGGTGCTAGAGGAGCTGCACAAGGCGGAGGACAGCCTCCTGGCTGCAGACGAGACCGCCGCCAAG GCTGAAGCTGATGTAGCTTCTCTGAATAGACGCATCCAGCTGGTTGAGGAGGAGTTGGATCGTGCTCAGGAGCGTCTGGCCACAGCTCTGCAGAAGCTGGAGGAGGCTGAGAAGGCCGCAGATGAGAGTGAGAG AGGCATGAAAGTCATTGAAAGCCGAGCCCAAAAGGATGAAGAAAAGATGGAAATTCAGGAGATCCAGCTGAAAGAGGCCAAGCACATTGCTGAAGATGCTGACCGCAAATATGAAGAG GTGGCCCGTAAGCTGGTCATCATTGAAAGTGACCTGGAACGTGCAGAGGAGCGGGCTGAGCTCTCAGAAGG CAAATGTGCCGAGCTTGAAGAAGAGTTGAAAACGGTGACGAACAACTTGAAGTCACTGGAGGCTCAGGCTGAGAAG TACTCGCAGAAGGAAGACAAGTACGAGGAGGAGATCAAGGTCCTTTCCGACAAGCTGAAGGAG GCTGAGACCCGGGCTGAGTTTGCAGAGAGATCAGTAACTAAATTGGAGAAGAGCATCGACGACTTAGAAG ATGAGCTGTACGCTCAGAAACTGAAGTACAAAGCCATCAGCGAGGAGCTGGACCACGCTCTCAACGATATGACCTCCATGTAA
- the Tpm1 gene encoding tropomyosin alpha-1 chain isoform X1, giving the protein MDAIKKKMQMLKLDKENALDRAEQAEADKKAAEDRSKQLEDELVSLQKKLKGTEDELDKYSEALKDAQEKLELAEKKATDAEADVASLNRRIQLVEEELDRAQERLATALQKLEEAEKAADESERGMKVIESRAQKDEEKMEIQEIQLKEAKHIAEDADRKYEEVARKLVIIESDLERAEERAELSEGKCAELEEELKTVTNNLKSLEAQAEKYSQKEDKYEEEIKVLSDKLKEAETRAEFAERSVTKLEKSIDDLEDKFLCFTPSKTPSSGWTSHLSELCICLFSS; this is encoded by the exons ATGGACGCCATCAAGAAGAAGATGCAGATGCTGAAGCTCGACAAAGAGAACGCCTTGGATCGAGCTGAGCAGGCGGAGGCTGACAAGAAGGCGGCGGAAGACCGGAGCAAGCAG CTGGAAGATGAGCTGGTGTCACTGCAAAAGAAACTCAAGGGCACTGAAGATGAACTGGACAAATACTCTGAGGCTCTCAAAGATGCCCAGGAGAAGCTGGAGCTGGCTGAGAAAAAGGCCACAGAT GCTGAAGCTGATGTAGCTTCTCTGAATAGACGCATCCAGCTGGTTGAGGAGGAGTTGGATCGTGCTCAGGAGCGTCTGGCCACAGCTCTGCAGAAGCTGGAGGAGGCTGAGAAGGCCGCAGATGAGAGTGAGAG AGGCATGAAAGTCATTGAAAGCCGAGCCCAAAAGGATGAAGAAAAGATGGAAATTCAGGAGATCCAGCTGAAAGAGGCCAAGCACATTGCTGAAGATGCTGACCGCAAATATGAAGAG GTGGCCCGTAAGCTGGTCATCATTGAAAGTGACCTGGAACGTGCAGAGGAGCGGGCTGAGCTCTCAGAAGG CAAATGTGCCGAGCTTGAAGAAGAGTTGAAAACGGTGACGAACAACTTGAAGTCACTGGAGGCTCAGGCTGAGAAG TACTCGCAGAAGGAAGACAAGTACGAGGAGGAGATCAAGGTCCTTTCCGACAAGCTGAAGGAG GCTGAGACCCGGGCTGAGTTTGCAGAGAGATCAGTAACTAAATTGGAGAAGAGCATCGACGACTTAGAAG ATAAGTTTCTTTGCTTCACTCCTTCCAAGACTCCTTCGTCAGGCTGGACGTCCCACCTCTCTGAGCTCTGCATCTGTCTGTTCTCCAGCTGA
- the Tpm1 gene encoding tropomyosin alpha-1 chain isoform X12: MDAIKKKMQMLKLDKENALDRAEQAEADKKAAEDRSKQLEEDIAAKEKLLRASEDERDRVLEELHKAEDSLLAADETAAKAEADVASLNRRIQLVEEELDRAQERLATALQKLEEAEKAADESERGMKVIESRAQKDEEKMEIQEIQLKEAKHIAEDADRKYEEVARKLVIIESDLERAEERAELSEGQVRQLEEQLRIMDQTLKALMAAEDKYSQKEDKYEEEIKVLSDKLKEAETRAEFAERSVTKLEKSIDDLEEKVAHAKEENLSMHQMLDQTLLELNNM, translated from the exons ATGGACGCCATCAAGAAGAAGATGCAGATGCTGAAGCTCGACAAAGAGAACGCCTTGGATCGAGCTGAGCAGGCGGAGGCTGACAAGAAGGCGGCGGAAGACCGGAGCAAGCAG CTCGAGGAGGACATCGCAGCGAAAGAGAAGCTGCTGCGGGCGTCGGAGGATGAGCGGGACCGGGTGCTAGAGGAGCTGCACAAGGCGGAGGACAGCCTCCTGGCTGCAGACGAGACCGCCGCCAAG GCTGAAGCTGATGTAGCTTCTCTGAATAGACGCATCCAGCTGGTTGAGGAGGAGTTGGATCGTGCTCAGGAGCGTCTGGCCACAGCTCTGCAGAAGCTGGAGGAGGCTGAGAAGGCCGCAGATGAGAGTGAGAG AGGCATGAAAGTCATTGAAAGCCGAGCCCAAAAGGATGAAGAAAAGATGGAAATTCAGGAGATCCAGCTGAAAGAGGCCAAGCACATTGCTGAAGATGCTGACCGCAAATATGAAGAG GTGGCCCGTAAGCTGGTCATCATTGAAAGTGACCTGGAACGTGCAGAGGAGCGGGCTGAGCTCTCAGAAGG CCAAGTCCGACAGCTGGAAGAACAATTAAGAATAATGGATCAGACCTTGAAAGCATTAATGGCTGCAGAGGATAAG TACTCGCAGAAGGAAGACAAGTACGAGGAGGAGATCAAGGTCCTTTCCGACAAGCTGAAGGAG GCTGAGACCCGGGCTGAGTTTGCAGAGAGATCAGTAACTAAATTGGAGAAGAGCATCGACGACTTAGAAG
- the Tpm1 gene encoding tropomyosin alpha-1 chain isoform X2 has product MDAIKKKMQMLKLDKENALDRAEQAEADKKAAEDRSKQLEEDIAAKEKLLRASEDERDRVLEELHKAEDSLLAADETAAKAEADVASLNRRIQLVEEELDRAQERLATALQKLEEAEKAADESERGMKVIESRAQKDEEKMEIQEIQLKEAKHIAEDADRKYEEVARKLVIIESDLERAEERAELSEGKCAELEEELKTVTNNLKSLEAQAEKYSQKEDKYEEEIKVLSDKLKEAETRAEFAERSVTKLEKSIDDLEDKFLCFTPSKTPSSGWTSHLSELCICLFSS; this is encoded by the exons ATGGACGCCATCAAGAAGAAGATGCAGATGCTGAAGCTCGACAAAGAGAACGCCTTGGATCGAGCTGAGCAGGCGGAGGCTGACAAGAAGGCGGCGGAAGACCGGAGCAAGCAG CTCGAGGAGGACATCGCAGCGAAAGAGAAGCTGCTGCGGGCGTCGGAGGATGAGCGGGACCGGGTGCTAGAGGAGCTGCACAAGGCGGAGGACAGCCTCCTGGCTGCAGACGAGACCGCCGCCAAG GCTGAAGCTGATGTAGCTTCTCTGAATAGACGCATCCAGCTGGTTGAGGAGGAGTTGGATCGTGCTCAGGAGCGTCTGGCCACAGCTCTGCAGAAGCTGGAGGAGGCTGAGAAGGCCGCAGATGAGAGTGAGAG AGGCATGAAAGTCATTGAAAGCCGAGCCCAAAAGGATGAAGAAAAGATGGAAATTCAGGAGATCCAGCTGAAAGAGGCCAAGCACATTGCTGAAGATGCTGACCGCAAATATGAAGAG GTGGCCCGTAAGCTGGTCATCATTGAAAGTGACCTGGAACGTGCAGAGGAGCGGGCTGAGCTCTCAGAAGG CAAATGTGCCGAGCTTGAAGAAGAGTTGAAAACGGTGACGAACAACTTGAAGTCACTGGAGGCTCAGGCTGAGAAG TACTCGCAGAAGGAAGACAAGTACGAGGAGGAGATCAAGGTCCTTTCCGACAAGCTGAAGGAG GCTGAGACCCGGGCTGAGTTTGCAGAGAGATCAGTAACTAAATTGGAGAAGAGCATCGACGACTTAGAAG ATAAGTTTCTTTGCTTCACTCCTTCCAAGACTCCTTCGTCAGGCTGGACGTCCCACCTCTCTGAGCTCTGCATCTGTCTGTTCTCCAGCTGA